GTTATGTCAAATAGTATACCAACAAAAAGAGAACTTCAAAAGGGTGTAGGCTCTTGAGAATTAAAAGACCTGTAAGATCATGAGAAGTGTTGATTAAACTTCCAAGTAAAGATTGctttaaaaaatgaaagagttatTGCATCTTAGAAGTATTGATTAAACTTCTAAGTATAGATTGctttaaaaaatgaaagagttatTGCATGTTGTTGGATTACTGAGTGTAGCACTTGAAGCTTAAAGCTGATATATTATTTACACATGTGGGTTGTGGTGTATCAACTACTACAACAAACATAGAAACTTCAAAGCCTTTGAGATACACTCTAGTTTTATTCTTCATTTCTTGGCCAGCAACTTCTTTGGAAGCTTATCTAATGGTGTCGATTTAAGTAAGAAGAGCCTTGCCGCCCGCTCTTGCAGTGTCCCTCCGCATTTCAGTCCATGTGACTGAAGCTCTGTCTTTAGTCTTTCCATCCCCAAGACCTGAAACCAAAGCAATACATATCGATAAAGGTTTAGTAACGATTTTGATGAACTATTGTATGAAGCAATTAGAGTTTCTGACAATATATTGTGTTGAAAGACATCATTTTGATTATGAGAAGAATGAATCTACCTCCAGATCCTTTGCGGAGTTGAAGTCATCAAAGTTAAGTGGTCCGACAGGTAGGCAACACACTGTATCATCAACAGACTCTGTTTCTCCAGCAACTCCTTCTGGCTTAACTTCAGAATCATTGCCTTGACTCTTAACATCTACAGACATAACTAATGTTCCACAAGTTACTTCGACCAGATTCTTTTCTGCGTCTACACTTGAATTCTCCTCCTTTTCAGTTTGAACAATCGCATCAACAACAGTGACAGGTAAATCACCACTCTTTCCTTCGTTGATCACTTGCACACCGATGATCTCTCCCTTAGGTACATCTGAACTTTGACATACAACTACAACGTCTTTCTCTTCCTCTGAACCTCTACTGCTTGAAGCTTTACCAGAAGAATCACCATCATGTGCCATACCCAAGCCTGAGCTCTCAACTTGGCTACCattgtttttctctttctcaTCCTCCTCCTCGTCGCTGCTATCATCGCTGTCACTAGCATCAACTGCTCTCTTACCCTTCCTGaacaagagaaacaaacaccACATCAACGGTATATGAAGAACCCAAGTAACATAAACCACATCATCGGAACATATCAAAGGAACAAACTTTTCAATGCATTGATCCAAGCAGCTAAACCTTCTTCTTACCATATCTTGAGTCGCTTCGACTTTTCAGACTCTGCATATaccttcttcctcttcccaCTCATAAAAGACTCTTTCAACGCCAAATCCACCGCCTCAATACACTTATCAGACTCCTCCCTATACCTCTTCACATACTTCTGCGTCGCTCC
The window above is part of the Brassica napus cultivar Da-Ae chromosome C3, Da-Ae, whole genome shotgun sequence genome. Proteins encoded here:
- the LOC106388762 gene encoding replication stress response regulator SDE2-like, whose translation is MADHSSKPLQLFVRLLNGKSITLAFSSPLAYGDQIKQRIFDHTHIPTHLQRLICGGYQISDESTVSQPDATVNLVLSLRGGKGGFGSLLRGAATKAGQKKTNNFDACRDMSGRRLRHVNAEKRLEEWKEGEEERKLERLADEFLKKQASRVKEGVGNGATQKYVKRYREESDKCIEAVDLALKESFMSGKRKKVYAESEKSKRLKIWKGKRAVDASDSDDSSDEEEDEKEKNNGSQVESSGLGMAHDGDSSGKASSSRGSEEEKDVVVVCQSSDVPKGEIIGVQVINEGKSGDLPVTVVDAIVQTEKEENSSVDAEKNLVEVTCGTLVMSVDVKSQGNDSEVKPEGVAGETESVDDTVCCLPVGPLNFDDFNSAKDLEVLGMERLKTELQSHGLKCGGTLQERAARLFLLKSTPLDKLPKKLLAKK